The genomic window TGGCTGATGGCGTTTTTCTCCTCCGGGCTCAGTTCTGCACAGCTGCGGTCCATGCCGGCCGGCTGCAGCACGGGGTCGTAGCCGAAGCCACCCACACCCCGGGGTTCACGCAGGAGCGTCCCTTCGAGCTGGCCGTATTCGACGGTTTCATGGGCGATGCCATCGGAGCCCGGCACAGCCAAAGCGGCAGCACAAACAAACGCAGCTCCACGGAAGTCGTCCGGAACATCAGAGAGCTGGGCCAGCAACAAGTTCAGGTTGGCGGTGTCGTTCCCGTGGGTTCCGGACCAACGCGCCGAGAAGATGCCCGGGGCTCCGCCCAGAACATCGACGGCCAAGCCGGAATCATCGGCAATCGCGACCAGACCCGTAGCCTCCGCGACGGCGCGGGCCTTCAGGAGCGAGTTCTCGGCAAAGGTGACGCCGGTTTCCGCAACGTCCGGGGCACCGGCCGCAGCGGCGTCCACCACCTGGGTATCGACGTCGAGTCCTGGTACCTGGTCCCGCAGCAACTCCCTGAGTTCCCTCAGCTTGCCCTTGTTGTGGGTAGCCAGGACAAGGCGCGGAGCCGCGGTTGCTGCCGTGCCGCTCACGGGGCCTCGGCCAGGGTTTCGCGCTGGATGGCTGACAACTGCGTGGTGCCCAGCAGGGCCAGGTCCAGCAGTGCGTTCAATTCGTCGCGGTCGAAGGGAGCACCTTCAGCGGTGCCCTGGACCTCGACGAACTTTCCGGATCCGGTGACCACAACGTTCATGTCCGTCTCGGCCCGGACGTCCTCCACATAGGGCAGGTCCAGCATGGGCACGCCGTCAATGATTCCCACGGAGACCGCTGCGATGGTGTCCACCAGCGGCTCGGCGTTGCGCGCGATCAGCTTGTTCTCCCGGGCGAAGCGGATGGCTTCAGCCAGCGCGACATAAGCACCCGTGATGGCAGCGGTGCGTGTGCCGCCGTC from Arthrobacter sp. StoSoilB20 includes these protein-coding regions:
- the rdgB gene encoding RdgB/HAM1 family non-canonical purine NTP pyrophosphatase, translating into MSGTAATAAPRLVLATHNKGKLRELRELLRDQVPGLDVDTQVVDAAAAGAPDVAETGVTFAENSLLKARAVAEATGLVAIADDSGLAVDVLGGAPGIFSARWSGTHGNDTANLNLLLAQLSDVPDDFRGAAFVCAAALAVPGSDGIAHETVEYGQLEGTLLREPRGVGGFGYDPVLQPAGMDRSCAELSPEEKNAISHRGQAFRALLPAIVSALSGPGSQ